One part of the Raphanus sativus cultivar WK10039 chromosome 7, ASM80110v3, whole genome shotgun sequence genome encodes these proteins:
- the LOC108814354 gene encoding uncharacterized protein LOC108814354 yields the protein MSSVYGGLDYKDADSHLTASGSNKCCNNGSNHISGIGSEDAQESDGDDSGGYIHQHVNEESKDIIKPIPKSSDADDDGEDKNLATAESMASVTVIPAIKGSREKHGKSLEKLSVSWAEDVYDPPPSLVSHTRSKKQQPHKSKSRDSMQKSGKRGHKGSSNSSSSRGSKDKKSSSSRSKHSRDNKFGWATQTSIVAASS from the exons ATGAGCTCTGTCTATGGTGGGTTGGATTACAAAGATGCAGATTCCCACCTTACTGCTTCAGGTTCCAATAAATGTTGTAATAATGGCTCGAATCATATCTCTGGTATTGGATCTGAGGATGCTCAAGAGTCTGATGGGGATGATAGTGGTGGTTATATACACCAACATGTGAATGAAGAGTCCAAAGACATCATCAAACCCATTCCCAAGTCTTCGGatgctgatgatgatggtgaagacAAGAACCTTGCCACCGCTGAGAGT ATGGCCTCTGTTACCGTCATTCCAGCCATTAAAGGCAGCCGAGAGAAGCATGGCAAGTCTTTGGAGAAGCTGAGTGTGTCATGGGCTGAAGATGTGTATGATCCTCCACCTTCCCTTGTATCTCACACGAGGAGCAAGAAACAGCAACCTCATAAATCAAAGAGCAGAGATAGCATGCAAAAGAGTGGAAAGAGAGGACACAAGGGAAGCAGCAATTCTTCATCATCCCGTGGCAGCAAAGACAagaaatcttcttcttctcgcaGCAAACACAGTCGTGATAATAAGTTCGGATGGGCCACACAAACGTCTATTGTAGCCGCATCTTCTTGA
- the LOC108814353 gene encoding cation/H(+) antiporter 20-like has protein sequence MAFNITSVKTSSNGAWQGDNPLNFAFPLLIVQTALIVAVSRSLAVLFKPLRQPKVIAEIVGGILLGPSALGRDPAYMDRIFPEWSMPILESVASIGLLFFLFLVGLELDLSSIRRSGKRAFGIAAAGITLPFLAGVGVSFVIRNTLYTAADRPGFVEFIVFMGVALSITAFPVLARILAELKLLTTQIGETAMAAAAFNDVAAWILLALAVALAGNGGEGGGEKKSPLVSLWVLLSGVGFVAFMLVVIRPVMKWIAKRGSPENGAVRESYVCLTLAGVMVSGLATDLIGIHSIFGAFVFGLTIPKDGEFGQRLIERIEDFVSGLLLPLYFATSGLKTDVAKIRGAVSWGMLGLVVVTACVGKIVGTFAVAVMVKIPAREALTLGFLMNTKGLVELIVLNIGKEKKVLNDETFAILVLMALFTTFITTPSAMAIHRPARGIHRKLKDLSASEHSSKEELRILACLHGPANVSSLISLIVSIRTTKILKLKLFVMHLMELTERSSSIIMVRRVQKNGFPFVNRYRHDECHSSVIRGFQAYRQLGRVAVRPITAVSPLPTMHEDICLMAETKRVTMIILPFHRRWNVDHGHGHHQDGGDGNVPENVGHGWRLVNQRVLKNAPCSVAVLVDRGLGSIESQSSSLDGSNVVERVCVIFFGGPDDREALELGGRMAEHPAVKVTIMRFLVGEQLRSNTITLHPAPSKCKEKNYAFLTTNVDPEKEKVLDEGALEDFMSKWKDMVIYKEKEPTNIIEEILSIGQSQDFDLIVVGRGRLPSVGVAALAERQAEHPELGPIGDVLASSNNHIIPSVLVIQQHNKAHIEETTVTKVVNESSLSTEGDANV, from the exons ATGGCCTTTAACATAACCTCCGTGAAAACCTCCTCTAACGGGGCATGGCAAGGCGACAATCCCTTGAACTTTGCCTTTCCGTTACTCATCGTCCAAACGGCGTTAATAGTCGCCGTCAGTCGCTCCCTCGCTGTCCTCTTCAAACCTCTCCGCCAACCAAAAGTCATCGCCGAGATTGTC ggAGGGATCTTGTTAGGACCGTCTGCTCTAGGTAGAGACCCGGCGTATATGGACCGTATATTCCCGGAATGGAGCATGCCGATACTCGAGTCCGTGGCGAGCATAGggctcctcttcttcctcttcctcgtcGGTCTGGAGCTCGACTTATCATCCATACGTCGAAGTGGAAAACGTGCTTTCGGAATCGCAGCTGCAGGAATCACACTCCCGTTTCTCGCCGGCGTCGGAGTCTCCTTCGTGATCCGCAACACTCTCTACACCGCCGCCGATAGACCTGGATTCGTGGAGTTTATCGTTTTCATGGGAGTCGCTCTCTCCATCACAGCTTTCCCCGTGCTCGCGCGTATCTTAGCAGAGCTCAAGCTTTTGACTACGCAGATAGGAGAAACCGCGATGGCTGCAGCCGCTTTCAACGATGTTGCGGCTTGGATTTTGCTCGCTTTAGCGGTTGCGTTGGCGGGAAACGGCGGTGAGGGCGGTGGGGAGAAGAAGAGTCCGTTGGTGTCGCTGTGGGTTTTGTTGTCTGGTGTAGGGTTTGTGGCTTTTATGTTGGTTGTGATCCGACCCGTAATGAAATGGATCGCTAAACGCGGATCTCCTGAAAACGGCGCCGTAAGGGAGTCTTACGTGTGCTTGACCTTAGCTGGAGTTATGGTTTCCGGTTTAGCGACAGATTTAATCGGTATTCACTCGATTTTCGGAGCATTTGTGTTCGGTTTGACTATACCGAAAGATGGAGAGTTTGGTCAGCGATTGATTGAACGGATTGAGGATTTTGTCTCCGGTTTACTCTTACCGCTTTATTTCGCGACGAGTGGACTGAAAACTGACGTGGCAAAGATCAGAGGAGCTGTGTCGTGGGGGATGTTGGGTCTTGTCGTGGTTACGGCTTGCGTCGGGAAAATCGTCGGAACTTTTGCTGTGGCGGTGATGGTTAAAATTCCGGCAAGAGAGGCTTTGACATTAGGTTTCTTGATGAACACGAAAGGTTTGGTGGAGCTCATTGTACTCAATATAGGCAAGGAGAAAAAG GTGCTAAACGACGAGACGTTTGCGATACTAGTGCTAATGGCACTCTTCACCACGTTCATTACGACGCCGAGTGCAATGGCTATTCACAGACCAGCGCGTGGAATCCACCGAAAACTAAAGGACTTGTCGGCGAGCGAACACTCCTCCAAGGAAGAGCTTCGCATCCTTGCCTGCCTCCATGGTCCAGCCAATGTCTCATCCCTAATCTCTCTCATCGTGTCCATCCGAACCACCAAG ATACTGAAGCTAAAACTGTTCGTCATGCACCTCATGGAACTAACGGAACGATCCTCGTCAATCATAATGGTGCGAAGAGTCCAGAAAAATGGTTTTCCTTTCGTCAACCGCTACCGTCACGACGAGTGCCACAGCAGCGTTATACGAGGCTTCCAAGCCTATCGTCAACTGGGTAGAGTCGCGGTCCGACCTATTACCGCAGTTTCTCCTTTACCTACAATGCACGAAGACATTTGCCTCATGGCAGAGACCAAGAGGGTCACAATGATCATTTTACCTTTCCACAGACGATGGAACGTTGATCATGGTCATGGACACCACCAAGACGGAGGAGATGGAAACGTGCCGGAAAACGTTGGTCATGGTTGGAGATTAGTTAACCAGAGGGTTTTGAAGAATGCACCGTGTTCGGTGGCGGTTCTTGTTGACCGCGGGCTTGGGTCTATTGAGTCCCAAAGTTCGAGTCTTGATGGGTCGAATGTTGTTGAAAGAGTTTGTGTGATTTTCTTTGGTGGACCTGATGATCGTGAGGCTTTAGAGCTCGGCGGAAGGATGGCGGAGCATCCGGCCGTTAAAGTTACCATTATGAGGTTTTTGGTCGGAGAACAGTTGAGGAGTAACACCATCACGTTACATCCGGCGCCGTCTAAATGCAAGGAAAAGAATTATGCCTTCTTGACAACCAACGTGGATCCAGAGAAAGAAAAG GTATTAGACGAAGGAGCATTGGAAGACTTCATGAGCAAATGGAAAGATATGGTGATATACAAAGAAAAGGAACCAACCAACATAATTGAAGAGATACTGTCAATAGGACAAAGTCAAGACTTCGACCTTATAGTGGTTGGAAGAGGGAGGTTACCGTCCGTGGGGGTGGCTGCCTTAGCTGAGCGTCAGGCCGAACATCCAGAGTTAGGTCCTATTGGGGACGTGCTTGCCTCTTCGAACAACCACATCATCCCATCAGTTCTTGTGATTCAACAACACAACAAAGCTCATATAGAGGAGACTACAGTTACCAAAGTTGTTAATGAGTCTTCTCTAAGTACTGAAGGAGATGCAAATGTATGA